The following is a genomic window from Dioscorea cayenensis subsp. rotundata cultivar TDr96_F1 chromosome 10, TDr96_F1_v2_PseudoChromosome.rev07_lg8_w22 25.fasta, whole genome shotgun sequence.
GAGTGAAAAATCTCTACGATTGCTCGACAAAAATCTTTTCAAGCTTTTCAATTGCAGTTGATTCACCAATTTTTGATATATTAGATCAGTAGCATCGGCAGGGTAAACCATATGCCAACATTCGAAAAAGTTGCGAGTAATTTTTCGCAGTAGATAACCCACCTCGACTAAGACCATCACAACGTTGTTGAAAGTAACTATCATGGTTCTTAACTGCCCCAACAATGCGAAGAAATAAACTTCGTGACATCCGATATCTTCGACGAAACATTTCAACATTATATCGTGGGTTCTCCGAAAAGTAATCATTCCACAAATTGCGATCTGCCGCTTCTTGATTGCGATTGATAACAACATGGCCTGGAATAGAGCCACCATGGGATCGACAGTTGTTCAAATGACTAAGGGTTAACTCTAATACCatgctattattttgaataacccGATGCATTGCATCTTCTTCCATTGAAAAGAGATCATACATCCATAACatattgtcattatcatcatcatcagaagatgatgatgacaatatgTTATTTTCAGTATTTGACGGTCCTCCAATGTTGTAACTcattttgtgtatatatttatgggTTCTATAGAtggaaaaactaataaaattgtcaatttataagaaaaagttTGATATGATGAACTCAAATTGTTTATCTTCTTGTATTGGGAAGTGCCACATTATTTAAATTGCTTATCTTCTTGTATTGGAAAGTGTAATGAGATAGGGTTTGATATGATGAACTCAAATCCAACGGTTTTGATGTGGATGAAATCCATCCGACGGTTGATAGGAAGATAAGGTGGTGCATTATTGAGTTTGCTTGTCTTCTTGCATTGGGAAGTGTCTCATTATTCAAATTGTTTATCTTCTTGCATTGGGAAGTGccacattatttaaattttttatcttattgtATTGGAAAGTGTAAAAAGATAGGGTTTGATATGATGAACTCAAATCCAACGGTTTTGATGTGGATGAAATCCATCCGACGGTTGATAGGAAGATAAGGTGGTGCATTATTGAGTTTGCTTGTCTTCTTGCATTGGGAAGTGTCTCATTATTCAAATTGCTTATATTCTagcacattattcaattattgtGTTGCCTATATATAAACAACTTCATGTCATCTCTCATTTCAaccattattataaaaaaatctctctttcattGTAACCCAcgaaaaaaatgtttaaacaatCTCGTAGTTCGGGATACTCTCCTTATGAAGATGTCCTCCTTTGTGAAATTTACATGGAAATGACTCAAGACCCCATTATTGGTACGAACCAGTCCTTAGAACAATTATGGGCTCGAGTTGAGGAAAAATACAATCTGACAAGAGATAAATCTTGGGTGGAGCGTTCTGCTCGGTCTTTACAATGTCAAATGCAAACATTAGAAAAGGCAGTGAAAAAATTGAACGGATGTATTCGACAGGTGGAAAATTTGAATCCAAGTGGTGCATCAGACCAAGATATTGtaagtattttatatattttattcttcaaaagtttatatttttataaatacataaCTCTGAAATCATTTATAGATGAATCGAGCAAAGAGGATGCTTTTGGATGATCCTAACTACAAGAAAGGGTTTAAGTTTGATCATGTGTGGCACATTGTGAGGAAATTTGAGAAGTTTAAAGATAATGTCATGACATCTAGACAAATTTCTCGAAAGCATGCATTTGACTATTTATCGTCACAATCTGAAAATCCCATGCCAGAATCGCATGCACCGGAATCTCCTGGACTTTCTCAATTTTCTCTTAACTTAGATGATAGTGTTGGTGGCTCACCTTCTGAACGCCCAATCGGTTAGAAGAAAGCCaaactgaagaaaaaaatggatgatGAAGTGGCAACTTCTCTTAGTCGTCTAAAAGATGATAACTCTAAGATTATGGAGATGTTAGAGAAGACTAATGGTGATCGACAAATGTTCATAGAAATGTAGAATAAAAATCTTGCTTTTCAACAAATGAAATATGAGGACAAAATCTTGATGCGAGATTTGAATTCTATCATCGATCCGAAATATTCGTGCTTTTGTatacaagcacaacaacaagaaattttTACGAAAGAGGGCATTTTCAACAACCACCTCCTTCCGGATctaatatgtttaatgacaTCTTCATGATATTGGTGGAAGTGGCGATAACATGCCGGACTATTAGCCCCATCTACTTTAAACTTTATTTTGGgtgttgtagttttttttaatatatcacTAATAGTGTAtgtttttaagattatttttctatgtttttttatcttatcgtttatgtaatttttcgttaatttaatgaatttgtaattaaagtgaaattattttctttaatttgatatgtctttattaattaaaaaatataaaattaaattataactttataatttaatcaaattataaagttataaatataaattgtaaagaaataaaaactaaaaattcaaaaagaattaaaaaaatagaaaaatcaaaaactgaaaaatcaaaaatagaaataaaaaaatataaatttaaaaaaattaaaagtaaaattaaaaaacaaaaattaaaaaagaattaaaaacaaaaaatcaaaaccgaaaaatcaaaacaaaaaaataaaaaaataaaaataaaaacatataaatttaaaaaattaaaagcaaaattaaaaataaaattaaaaaagaattaaaaaaaactgaaaatcaaaaccgaaaatcaaaacagaaataaaaaataaaatgaaaaatgaaaataacgtTGCTACAGTGGCGCGCAATATCCTGTAGGAGAATCTCATTTTGGCGTCCAAaataatgtttggttggagaatTTGGGCGCCAAATCCAACCCCAGAGCGT
Proteins encoded in this region:
- the LOC120270817 gene encoding uncharacterized protein LOC120270817 — encoded protein: MTQDPIIGTNQSLEQLWARVEEKYNLTRDKSWVERSARSLQCQMQTLEKAVKKLNGCIRQVENLNPSGASDQDIMNRAKRMLLDDPNYKKGFKFDHVWHIVRKFEKFKDNVMTSRQISRKHAFDYLSSQSENPMPESHAPESPGLSQFSLNLDDSVGGSPSERPIG
- the LOC120270816 gene encoding uncharacterized protein LOC120270816, whose amino-acid sequence is MSYNIGGPSNTENNILSSSSSDDDDNDNMLWMYDLFSMEEDAMHRVIQNNSMVLELTLSHLNNCRSHGGSIPGHVVINRNQEAADRNLWNDYFSENPRYNVEMFRRRYRMSRSLFLRIVGAVKNHDSYFQQRCDGLSRGGLSTAKNYSQLFRMLAYGLPCRCY